From Microcebus murinus isolate Inina chromosome 13, M.murinus_Inina_mat1.0, whole genome shotgun sequence, the proteins below share one genomic window:
- the GJC2 gene encoding gap junction gamma-2 protein: protein MTNMSWSFLTRLLEEIHNHSTFVGKVWLTVLVVFRIVLTAVGGESIYSDEQSKFTCNTRQPGCDNVCYDAFAPLSHVRFWVFQIVVISTPSVMYLGYAVHRLARASEQERRRALRRRSGPRRAPRAHLPPAHAGWPEPGDLGEEEPMLGLGEEEEEEEVGAAEGAGEEAEEAGAKGAGGDGKAAGVPGPAGQHDGRRRIQREGLMRVYVAQLVARAAFEVAFLVGQYLLYGFEVRPFFACSRQPCPHVVDCFVSRPTEKTIFLLVMYVVSCLCLLLNLCEMAHLGLGSAQDAVRGRRSPGVPAPAPAPRPPPCAFPAAAAAGLACPPDYSLVVRAAERARAHDQNLANLALQALRDGAPAGDRDGDSPPCASGLPAASRAPPRAGAPASGSGSATSGGTVGEQGRPGAHERQGAKPRASSEKGSASSRDGKTTVWI, encoded by the coding sequence ATGACCAACATGAGCTGGAGCTTCCTGACGAGGCTGCTGGAGGAGATCCACAACCACTCCACCTTCGTGGGCAAGGTGTGGCTCACGGTGCTGGTGGTGTTCCGCATCGTGCTGACGGCCGTGGGCGGCGAGTCCATCTACTCCGATGAGCAGTCCAAGTTCACCTGCAACACGCGGCAGCCGGGCTGCGACAACGTCTGCTACGACGCCTTCGCGCCCCTGTCGCACGTGCGTTTCTGGGTCTTCCAGATCGTGGTCATCTCCACGCCCTCGGTCATGTACCTGGGCTACGCGGTCCATCGCCTGGCCCGCGCGTCCGAGCAGGAGCGGCGCCGCGCTCTCCGCCGGCGCTCAGGGCCCCGCCGCGCGCCCCGGGCGCACCTGCCGCCCGCCCACGCCGGCTGGCCCGAGCCCGGAGACCTGGGCGAAGAGGAGCCCATGCTGGgcctgggagaggaggaggaagaggaggaggtgggcgCGGCCGAGGGTGCGGgcgaggaggcagaggaggcggGTGCCAAGGGGGCCGGCGGGGATGGCAAGGCTGCGGGGGTCCCAGGCCCGGCCGGGCAGCACGACGGGCGGAGGCGCATCCAGCGGGAGGGGCTGATGCGCGTGTACGTGGCGCAGCTGGTGGCCAGAGCAGCCTTCGAGGTGGCCTTCCTGGTAGGCCAGTACCTGCTGTACGGCTTTGAGGTGCGGCCCTTCTTCGCGTGCAGCCGCCAGCCCTGCCCGCACGTGGTGGACTGCTTCGTGTCCCGGCCCACCGAGAAAACCATCTTCCTGCTGGTCATGTACGTGGTCAGTTGCCTGTGCCTCCTGCTCAACCTCTGCGAGATGGCGCACCTGGGCCTGGGCAGCGCGCAGGACGCCGTGCGCGGCCGCCGCAGCCCTGGCgtccccgcgcccgcccccgcgccgcgGCCCCCGCCCTGTGCCTTTCCTGCCGCGGCGGCCGCGGGCCTGGCCTGTCCGCCCGACTACAGCCTGGTGGTGCGGGCGGCGgagcgcgcgcgcgcacacgaCCAGAACCTGGCCAACCTCGCCCTGCAGGCGCTACGCGACGGGGCGCCGGCTGGCGACCGCGACGGGGACAGCCCGCCCTGCGCCTCCGGGCTCCCCGCGGCCTCTAGGGCGCCCCCCAGGGCGGGCGCCCCCGCGTCCGGGTCGGGCAGTGCCACGTCTGGGGGCACCGTCGGGGAGCAGGGCCGGCCGGGGGCGCACGAGCGGCAGGGCGCCAAGCCCAGGGCCAGCTCCGAGAAGGGCAGCGCCAGCAGCAGGGACGGGAAGACCACCGTGTGGATCTGA
- the IBA57 gene encoding iron-sulfur cluster assembly factor IBA57, mitochondrial, with product MAAAVLLRGATPGRGGPAWRWRLSGTPRRRLAQGSGFPCGDPAGGAIWTCFRLDERALVRVRGPDAAPFLLGLLTNELPLPGPADGVAPPPVRAGYAHFLNVQGRTLYDVIVYGLQERAEEAAGFLLECDSSVLGALQKHLTLYKIRRKVAVEAHPELRVWAVLPSAPEAGGAAPLQEKAEAAAVLTRDPRTACMGWRLLTQQEGPALVPAGRLGHSGDYHQLRYRQGVPEGVRDLPPGVALPLESNLAFMNGVSFTKGCYIGQELTARTHHMGVIRKRLFPVRLSGPLPAGGISPGTPVLTESGQAAGKFRAGQGDVGLALLQSEKIKGPLHLRISESDHVALTVSVPDWWPKATK from the exons ATGGCGGCGGCAGTGCTGCTTCGGGGCGCGACTCCGGGGCGCGGCGGCCCGGCCTGGCGTTGGCGGCTGAGCGGGACGCCGAGGCGCCGCCTGGCCCAGGGTTCCGGCTTTCCCTGCGGTGACCCCGCGGGCGGTGCAATATGGACTTGCTTCCGGCTGGACGAGCGCGCACTGGTGCGCGTGCGCGGCCCGGACGCGGCGCCTTTCTTGCTGGGGCTGCTGACCAATGAGCTGCCACTTCCGGGACCTGCGGATGGCGTGGCCCCGCCTCCTGTGCGCGCGGGCTACGCCCACTTCCTGAACGTGCAGGGCCGGACGCTCTATGACGTCATCGTGTACGG GCTCCAGGAGCGCGCAGAGGAGGCAGCGGGTTTCCTCCTGGAGTGTGACAGCTCCGTGCTCGGTGCGCTGCAGAAGCACCTCACGCTGTACAAGATCCGGCGGAAGGTGGCGGTGGAGGCGCACCCCGAGCTGCGAGTGTGGGCCGTGCTGCCCAGCGCCCCTGAGGCCGGCGGTGCCGCACCGCTGCAGGAGAAGGCGGAGGCTGCCGCCGTCCTCACCCGCGACCCCCGGACCGCGTGCATGGGGTGGCGGCTCCTCACCCAGCAGGAGGGCCCGGCCCTGGtgcccgcaggccggctggggcACTCGGGGGATTATCACCAGCTCCGATACCGGCAAG GCGTTCCTGAGGGGGTGCGCGACCTGCCCCCAGGAGTGGCCCTGCCCCTGGAGTCCAACCTGGCCTTCATGAACGGCGTGAGCTTCACCAAGGGCTGCTACATAGGCCAGGAGCTGACAGCCCGCACCCACCACATGGGTGTCATCCGGAAGCGCCTTTTCCCCGTGCGTCTCTCGGGCCCTCTTCCCGCCGGCGGCATCTCCCCGGGCACCCCGGTGCTGACGGAGTCGGGACAGGCGGCTGGCAAGTTCAGGGCTGGCCAGGGGGATGTGGGGCTGGCCCTGCTCCAGTCAGAGAAAATCAAGGGTCCTCTCCACCTCCGAATCTCTGAGAGTGACCACGTGGCCTTAACTGTGTCTGTGCCAGACTGGTGGCCCAAGGCCACCAAGTAG